One genomic region from uncultured Subdoligranulum sp. encodes:
- the ylqF gene encoding ribosome biogenesis GTPase YlqF, translating to MSQSDIINSRQIQWFPGHMTKTLRMMEKEIRNVDCVLQILDARIPLSSLNPEIERITAGKPHLYVLNKADLADPEITRQWLAYFKNAGAGCLAMDSKQRGRAAATKAPIEHELSALMQRRRNRGMVGAAIRVMVVGIPNVGKSTFINSFAGTTRAKAANKPGVTRGKQWISVDNFDLMDMPGVLWKKFDSLETASNLAFIGSIRDDILDIEELACGLLSSVRQIYPQQLLTRYKLDESALDLEPYALLQAIGAKRGMLISGGEVDTERAAKMLVGEFRASKWGRLSLERPPRREAAEEEADDAEDIEIDEQ from the coding sequence ATGAGCCAGAGTGATATCATCAACAGCCGCCAGATTCAATGGTTCCCCGGTCATATGACCAAGACCCTGCGGATGATGGAAAAGGAAATCCGCAACGTGGACTGCGTGCTGCAGATTCTTGATGCACGGATTCCTCTTTCCAGCCTGAACCCGGAGATCGAGCGCATCACGGCGGGAAAACCGCACCTGTACGTTTTGAACAAAGCCGACCTGGCAGATCCCGAGATCACCCGCCAGTGGTTGGCCTATTTCAAGAACGCAGGAGCAGGTTGCCTGGCCATGGACTCCAAACAGCGGGGCCGTGCTGCGGCCACCAAGGCTCCCATCGAGCACGAACTGTCGGCGCTGATGCAGCGGCGCCGTAACCGCGGTATGGTGGGTGCGGCTATCCGCGTAATGGTGGTAGGCATTCCCAATGTGGGCAAATCTACCTTTATCAATTCCTTCGCGGGGACCACGCGGGCCAAAGCGGCCAACAAGCCGGGCGTTACCCGGGGAAAGCAATGGATCTCGGTGGATAATTTTGATCTGATGGACATGCCCGGCGTTTTGTGGAAAAAGTTCGATTCGCTGGAAACCGCCTCCAATCTGGCCTTCATCGGTTCCATCCGGGATGACATTCTGGATATCGAAGAACTGGCGTGCGGGCTGCTTTCCAGTGTACGGCAGATCTACCCGCAGCAGTTGCTGACCCGGTATAAGCTGGATGAGTCGGCTCTGGACCTGGAACCCTACGCGTTGCTGCAAGCTATTGGTGCCAAGCGCGGTATGCTGATTTCCGGCGGCGAAGTGGATACCGAGCGCGCCGCCAAGATGCTGGTGGGAGAATTCCGTGCCAGCAAATGGGGCAGACTTTCGCTGGAACGGCCGCCCCGGCGCGAGGCGGCGGAAGAGGAGGCTGATGATGCCGAGGACATCGAAATCGATGAGCAGTAA
- the rnhB gene encoding ribonuclease HII produces MMPRTSKSMSSNPALYAFDAEQRARFGTICGVDEAGRGPLCGPVCCAAVILDPDDPIEGVNDSKKLSEKRREALYEEIIQRAVAYQVVFISPQEIDEKNILWATMDGMAQAVAGLDTQPDYALIDGNRCPPDLVCPSQSVVKGDATSASIAAASILAKVSRDRYMKELDKQYPQYQLAKHKGYPTKLHYELIAQYGIQPFYRRSFLKKQGYWHEP; encoded by the coding sequence ATGATGCCGAGGACATCGAAATCGATGAGCAGTAATCCGGCCCTGTATGCCTTTGATGCCGAACAGCGTGCCCGGTTTGGTACGATCTGCGGGGTGGATGAGGCCGGCAGAGGGCCGCTGTGCGGACCGGTCTGCTGTGCTGCGGTGATCCTTGATCCGGACGATCCCATCGAGGGGGTCAACGACTCCAAAAAATTGAGTGAAAAGCGCCGGGAAGCACTCTATGAGGAAATCATACAGCGTGCGGTGGCGTATCAGGTGGTCTTTATTTCCCCTCAGGAGATCGACGAGAAGAACATTCTGTGGGCGACTATGGATGGTATGGCCCAGGCGGTGGCGGGATTGGATACCCAGCCGGATTACGCCCTGATTGACGGAAACCGCTGTCCGCCGGACCTTGTGTGTCCGTCGCAGTCGGTTGTCAAGGGCGATGCCACCAGTGCCAGTATTGCGGCGGCTTCCATTCTGGCAAAGGTCAGCCGGGACCGTTACATGAAAGAGCTGGACAAGCAGTACCCGCAATACCAGCTGGCGAAACACAAAGGGTACCCCACCAAGCTGCACTATGAACTCATTGCGCAGTACGGGATTCAGCCCTTCTATCGCCGCAGTTTTTTGAAAAAGCAGGGATACTGGCATGAACCATGA
- a CDS encoding YraN family protein, with protein MNHEVGQKGEAIAARYYRQRGYLLLGHNYRTRMGELDLILYKEDLIVFAEVKTRTGRMLAAPAEAVDLYKQRRLRRAAELYLQNSPFAEARVRFDVVEVAPAEKGWQVHCIMDAFQV; from the coding sequence ATGAACCATGAGGTGGGCCAGAAGGGGGAAGCCATCGCAGCCAGGTACTACCGCCAGCGGGGCTATCTTCTGTTGGGCCATAATTACCGCACCCGGATGGGAGAGCTGGATCTGATCCTGTACAAGGAGGATCTGATCGTGTTTGCCGAGGTGAAAACCCGGACAGGCCGTATGCTGGCTGCGCCTGCGGAGGCGGTGGATCTGTACAAGCAAAGACGTCTGCGTCGGGCGGCGGAACTGTATCTGCAGAACAGTCCTTTTGCAGAAGCAAGGGTGCGGTTTGACGTGGTGGAAGTGGCACCTGCCGAAAAAGGCTGGCAGGTACATTGTATTATGGATGCGTTCCAAGTGTAA
- the thrC gene encoding threonine synthase, with product MQYQSTRDSQLRVSASEAIVRGLAPQSGLFVPETFPQANLNAWRNLSYPELAQKVLEGYLTDYRTEFLQQATENTYGDAFGGQAGRTVKVRDGLYALELWHGPTCAFKDYALQLMPKLLVEAKRNLGRKETTRILVATSGDTGKAALAGYAGLDGIEISVFYPNAGTSEIQRLQMVTQTGDNVQVYAVEGNFDDAQTGVKRVFADASVAEELEKRGIRLSSANSINWGRLVPQIVYYFYAYFRLVEQGAVAWGAPVDFCVPTGNFGDILAGYYAKRMGLPVGKLVCASNRNNVLTDFIRTGTYDARRTFYKTTSPSMDILISSNLERLLYHVSGSSEKVAGWMQDLARTGRYTVDPDTLAKIQETFSAGYAGDEEGAEEIRARFEQDHYLCDTHTAVAFRVAETCRSEAPMVVLSTASPFKFPRAVLEALGAAVPESDFDAMAALTANTGEPAPESLQELNRLPVRFTEIIAPADIRAAALH from the coding sequence ATGCAGTACCAGAGTACCAGAGATTCCCAGCTTCGTGTCTCCGCTTCGGAAGCGATTGTCCGTGGCCTTGCGCCGCAGAGCGGTCTTTTTGTGCCGGAAACCTTCCCGCAGGCGAATCTGAACGCGTGGCGGAATCTCTCCTATCCGGAACTGGCACAGAAGGTGCTGGAAGGGTACCTGACCGATTACCGCACAGAGTTTTTGCAGCAGGCGACGGAAAACACCTATGGCGATGCGTTTGGCGGCCAGGCAGGGCGGACGGTCAAGGTCCGTGACGGGCTGTACGCGCTGGAACTCTGGCACGGTCCCACCTGTGCTTTCAAGGATTACGCCCTGCAGCTGATGCCGAAGCTGCTGGTGGAGGCGAAGCGCAACCTGGGACGCAAGGAGACGACGCGGATTCTGGTGGCTACCTCCGGTGATACCGGCAAGGCAGCGCTGGCCGGATATGCGGGGCTGGATGGCATCGAAATTTCGGTCTTCTATCCCAACGCCGGCACCAGCGAGATCCAGCGCCTGCAGATGGTGACGCAGACTGGGGATAATGTGCAGGTTTATGCGGTGGAGGGCAATTTCGATGATGCTCAGACCGGCGTCAAGCGGGTGTTTGCCGATGCTTCGGTGGCGGAAGAACTGGAAAAACGGGGGATCCGTCTTTCCAGTGCAAACTCCATCAACTGGGGACGCCTGGTACCGCAGATCGTCTACTATTTCTATGCTTATTTCCGTCTGGTGGAACAGGGCGCTGTCGCCTGGGGGGCACCGGTGGATTTCTGCGTGCCGACCGGAAACTTCGGTGACATTCTGGCAGGATATTATGCCAAACGGATGGGGCTGCCGGTGGGCAAACTGGTCTGCGCTTCCAACCGGAACAATGTGCTGACGGACTTCATCCGCACCGGCACCTACGATGCCCGTCGCACCTTCTATAAAACGACCTCCCCGTCCATGGATATCCTGATTTCTTCCAACCTGGAGCGGCTGCTGTATCATGTGAGCGGCAGCAGCGAAAAAGTGGCAGGCTGGATGCAGGATCTTGCCCGGACCGGACGGTATACGGTGGACCCGGATACGCTGGCCAAAATTCAGGAAACCTTCTCCGCCGGATATGCCGGGGATGAGGAGGGGGCGGAGGAAATCCGTGCCCGGTTTGAACAGGACCACTACCTCTGCGATACGCATACGGCGGTGGCCTTCCGCGTGGCGGAAACCTGCCGCAGCGAGGCGCCCATGGTAGTACTCTCCACGGCCAGTCCCTTCAAATTCCCGCGGGCGGTTCTGGAGGCACTGGGCGCGGCGGTGCCAGAGAGCGATTTTGACGCCATGGCAGCGTTGACTGCAAATACCGGGGAACCGGCGCCCGAAAGTCTGCAGGAACTGAACCGGCTGCCGGTGCGTTTTACCGAGATCATTGCGCCGGCGGATATCCGTGCCGCGGCGCTGCACTGA
- a CDS encoding metallophosphoesterase has protein sequence MAVFVIGDLHLSLGTNKPMDVFPGWDGYLPKLEANWRTLIRPEDTVVLAGDTSWAMNLQDTRADFAFLQSLPGQKWLLKGNHDYWWTTTRKMEKFLQENGFDSLHILHNNACIVGQTALCGTRGWPFDDAAAQGEKLMAREAGRLRMSLQAAGEAPRKIAFLHYPPVYPGASAEELVAVLQEFGVTECYYGHLHGKSIRFAVQGDVEGIRYRLISADGLQFCPYKLDGIG, from the coding sequence ATGGCGGTATTTGTAATAGGGGATCTGCACCTGTCTCTGGGGACCAATAAGCCGATGGATGTTTTCCCGGGATGGGATGGGTATCTGCCCAAACTGGAAGCCAACTGGCGCACGCTGATCCGCCCGGAAGATACCGTGGTACTGGCAGGGGATACCAGCTGGGCCATGAATTTGCAGGATACACGTGCAGACTTTGCGTTTCTGCAGAGCCTGCCCGGGCAGAAGTGGCTGTTGAAGGGAAACCATGACTACTGGTGGACGACCACCCGGAAGATGGAAAAATTTCTTCAGGAAAATGGTTTTGACTCCCTGCACATCCTGCATAACAATGCCTGCATCGTCGGACAGACCGCTCTCTGCGGAACGCGGGGATGGCCCTTTGACGACGCGGCGGCACAGGGGGAAAAGCTGATGGCCCGGGAAGCCGGGCGCCTGCGGATGTCCCTGCAGGCGGCGGGGGAGGCACCCCGCAAAATTGCCTTCCTGCATTATCCGCCGGTGTATCCGGGGGCTTCGGCCGAGGAATTGGTGGCGGTTTTGCAGGAGTTCGGCGTGACCGAATGCTACTATGGCCATCTGCACGGCAAATCCATTCGCTTTGCGGTGCAGGGCGATGTGGAAGGAATCCGGTATCGCCTGATTTCGGCGGACGGCTTGCAGTTCTGCCCCTACAAACTGGATGGGATCGGCTGA
- the tig gene encoding trigger factor, translating to MKLISCEKLEKSMVELQFSIDAETFKSAVAAAFKREGKKYTVPGFRKGHAPRAMIEKMYGKDLFQYDAINDLFPENYEAAVKEAGIDVVGGPAPEVVSMSEEEGAVLKVKVAVKPEVELGEYVGLTVTKDVKTVDEAEVDAEIKRMQERNGRLLTRDGEAQNGDTATIDFEGFVDGKAFEGGKAEHYALVLGSGSFIPGFEEQVVGHKAGDEFDVNVKFPEQYQAEELAGKDATFKIKLHEVQYKELPELDDDFAKDVSEYDTLDELKDSIRKGIAANYEKQAEQKVENDLIDQVVNGMKADIPDAMIEGRMEELVQDFQYRISQQGLKLEQYLQYMGMNKDQFKEQFREQAEKQVKMRLAMEAIVAKENIETTDEEFEEEVKRIADAYKMEADKVKSLVDVAAVKKDLAVNKAIDFVKEKANVVAGEEEKKPAKKTTRKTTKKAEKKEEETQNEEAKGE from the coding sequence ATGAAGTTGATTTCCTGTGAAAAGCTCGAAAAGAGCATGGTCGAACTGCAGTTCTCCATCGACGCGGAGACCTTCAAATCCGCTGTCGCTGCCGCTTTCAAGCGTGAGGGCAAGAAGTACACCGTTCCCGGTTTCCGCAAGGGCCATGCTCCCCGTGCGATGATCGAAAAGATGTACGGCAAGGACCTGTTCCAGTACGACGCCATCAACGATCTGTTCCCGGAGAACTATGAGGCCGCTGTCAAAGAGGCCGGCATCGATGTCGTGGGCGGTCCCGCTCCCGAGGTTGTCTCCATGTCCGAGGAGGAGGGCGCCGTCCTGAAGGTCAAGGTCGCCGTCAAGCCGGAAGTGGAACTGGGCGAGTATGTCGGTTTAACCGTGACCAAGGATGTCAAGACTGTGGATGAGGCGGAAGTTGACGCTGAGATCAAGCGCATGCAGGAACGCAACGGCCGTTTGCTGACCCGTGACGGTGAGGCCCAGAACGGCGACACCGCGACCATCGACTTCGAGGGCTTTGTGGATGGCAAGGCTTTTGAGGGCGGCAAGGCCGAGCATTACGCCCTGGTGCTGGGCAGCGGCTCCTTCATCCCCGGCTTCGAGGAGCAGGTTGTGGGCCACAAGGCTGGCGACGAGTTCGACGTGAACGTCAAGTTCCCCGAGCAGTACCAGGCGGAAGAGCTGGCCGGCAAGGACGCCACCTTCAAGATCAAGCTGCATGAGGTCCAGTACAAGGAGCTGCCGGAGCTGGATGACGATTTCGCCAAGGATGTCAGCGAGTATGACACGCTGGACGAACTGAAGGATTCCATCCGCAAGGGCATTGCTGCCAACTACGAGAAGCAGGCCGAGCAGAAGGTGGAAAACGATCTGATCGATCAGGTCGTCAACGGCATGAAGGCTGACATTCCCGATGCCATGATCGAGGGCCGCATGGAGGAGCTGGTGCAGGACTTCCAGTACCGCATTTCTCAGCAGGGCCTGAAGCTGGAGCAGTATCTGCAGTATATGGGCATGAACAAGGACCAGTTCAAGGAGCAGTTCCGTGAGCAGGCCGAAAAGCAGGTCAAGATGCGTCTGGCCATGGAAGCCATCGTTGCCAAGGAGAACATCGAGACCACCGACGAGGAGTTTGAGGAAGAAGTCAAGCGCATCGCCGATGCCTACAAGATGGAAGCCGACAAGGTCAAGAGCCTGGTGGACGTTGCCGCTGTCAAGAAGGATCTTGCTGTCAACAAGGCCATCGACTTCGTGAAGGAGAAGGCCAATGTGGTGGCCGGCGAAGAAGAGAAGAAGCCTGCCAAGAAGACCACCCGCAAGACCACCAAGAAGGCGGAAAAGAAAGAGGAAGAAACCCAGAATGAGGAAGCCAAGGGCGAGTAA
- the clpP gene encoding ATP-dependent Clp endopeptidase proteolytic subunit ClpP, whose translation MSLVPYVIEQTARGERSYDIFSRLLNDRIIVLSEDVNSTSASLVVAQLLYLEGQDPEKDIYFYINSPGGSISDGMAIHDTMNYIKCDVSTICIGMAASMGSFLLASGTKGKRFALPNSEILIHQPLISGGGISGQATDIQIHANHIIHIRERMNQLYSQYTGQSLETIQRDTERDNYMTAQQAKEYGLIDDILYKH comes from the coding sequence ATGAGCCTTGTACCCTATGTAATCGAACAGACTGCGCGCGGTGAGCGCAGCTACGATATTTTTTCCCGCTTGCTCAATGACCGCATTATTGTGCTGAGCGAAGATGTGAATTCCACTTCGGCCAGCCTTGTGGTGGCGCAGCTGCTCTATCTGGAAGGGCAGGACCCGGAGAAGGATATTTACTTCTATATCAACAGCCCGGGTGGCTCCATTTCGGACGGCATGGCCATTCACGATACGATGAATTACATCAAATGTGATGTTTCCACCATCTGCATCGGCATGGCGGCCTCTATGGGCTCTTTCCTGCTGGCCAGCGGCACCAAGGGCAAACGCTTTGCGCTGCCCAACTCGGAAATTCTGATCCATCAGCCGCTGATCAGCGGTGGCGGAATTTCCGGTCAGGCGACGGATATCCAGATTCATGCCAATCATATCATCCATATCCGCGAGCGTATGAACCAGCTGTACAGCCAGTATACCGGCCAGTCGCTGGAGACCATTCAGCGGGATACCGAGCGCGACAATTATATGACGGCGCAGCAGGCCAAAGAATACGGTCTGATCGATGATATCCTCTACAAACACTGA